In one window of Bos taurus isolate L1 Dominette 01449 registration number 42190680 breed Hereford chromosome 15, ARS-UCD2.0, whole genome shotgun sequence DNA:
- the BTG4 gene encoding protein BTG4 produces the protein MRDEIATTVFFVTRLVKKHDKLNKEQIEDFAEKLMTVLFETYRNHWHSDHPSKGQAFRCIRINNNQNKDPILERACAESNVDFSYLGLPKEMTIWVDPFEVCCRYGEKNHPFTIASFKGRWEEWKLSQQISDAVNRATLDYSSGASSDEDSCNKEPQIIPKVSNPKSIYQVENLKQPFQSWFRIPRKKNTRDGRMGLLGNAYHALHKTPKGHRPTAGHRVDRYHWVNTH, from the exons ATGAGAGATGAAATAGCAACAACAGTCTTCTTTGTGACAAGATTAGTGAAAAAACATGATAAACTGAATAAAGAGCAAATAGAAGACTTTGCAGAAAAGCTGATGACAGTCTTGTTTGAAACATACAGAAATCACTGGCACTCTGACCACCCTTCTAAAGGGCAAGCCTTCAG GTGTATCCGGATAAACAATAATCAGAATAAAGATCCTATTCTAGAAAGGGCTTGTGCTGAAAGTAACGTGGATTTTTCTTACCTGGGACTTCCAAAGGAGATGACCATATGGGTAGATCCCTTTGAAGTGTGCTGCCG gTATGGTGAGAAAAATCATCCATTTACAATTGCTTCTTTCAAAGGCAGATGGGAGGAATGGAAATTATCCCAACAAATCAGTGATGCTGTTAATAGAGCCACGTTAGACTACTCCTCCGGCGCTTCCTCTGATGAAGACAGTTGTAACAAAGAACCTCAGATAATTCCTAAAGTCAGCAATCCAAAGAGTATTTATCAG GTTGAAAACTTGAAACAGCCCTTTCAATCTTGGTTCCGAATTCCCCGAAAAAAGAATACGAGGGATGGCCGGATGGGCCTCCTAGGAAATGCTTATCATGCGTTGCATAAGACCCCTAAAGGCCACAGGCCTACTGCTGGGCACCGGGTGGACAGGTACCACTGGGTCAACACACACTGA